CTGCTGGCCGGTGAACGGCGTCCGCAGGCACCGCGGGTCAAGCCAAAGCCGGTGCGCCCGGCCGGGGAAGTGGTGCGCGGGCTGGAAAAGCTCAGCGAGTCGGAGAGCCGGGTCGCCGCGCTCGCGGTGTGCGGCTGCTCGAACCGGGAGATCGCCGGGAAGCTCTACATCACGGTGTCCACAGTGGAGCAGCACTTGACCAGGGCGTACCGGAAACTGGGCATCAAGCGGCGGTGTGATCTGCCGATCGAGCTGCAGACGCTGGCGATCCGGAGTGCGTGAGGTCGATCCAGTACCGCTCGCGCTGGAAGGGGTAGGTGGGCAGCGCGACGCGGCGGGCACCGGGAAAGCAGGCGCGCCAGTCCACCGCGACCCCGCGAAGGTGCGCCCTGGCCACCTCGGCGAGGAACTGCCGCGGCCCACCGGGCTCGCCCGCCTCGGCGAACACGCAGCCCTGGTCGGCGAGCGCCTTGAGCGCGTGCGCGAACAGGACCGGCTGACGCAGGTTCCAGTACCAGTAGTCGGCGGTCAGCTCGGTGGTGTCGAACCAGTCGCCGGTGACCGTGGAGAAGAACGGCACCGCGGCCGGAACCGGCGTGATGCCGGCGAGCAGGTCCTTGACCAGCTGCTCGATCTCCTCCACGTGGGACGAGTGCGCGGCGTGGCCGACCGGCAGCCGCCGCACCCGGATCCGGTCCGCCTTGAACCGGTACATCAGCTCGTCCAGCGCGGTGGCGTCGCCGGTGACCAGCACCGAATCCGGCGCGTCGATGGCCGCCACGCCCACCCGGCCGGGCCAGAACCCGATCCGGTCCACCACCTCGTGCTCCGGCAGGGCGACCGAGACCGCACCACCGCGGCCGACGATGCCCCGCAACGCCCGCGCGCGCAGCGCGGCCACCTTCGCACCATCCTCAATGGACAAGGCACCGCAGACGACGGCTGCCGCGATCTCGCCGTCGCCGTGGCCGAGCACCGCGGACGGCCGCACGCCGAACGACTCCCACAGCGCCGCGACCGCGACCTGCACCGCCCAGCGCACCGGCAGCACCACGTCCACCCGGTCCGGCACCAGTTCGTTGTGCAGCAACTCGGTCAGCGACCAGTCGACGTGCGCGGCCAGCGCCCGCTCGCAGTCGGCGATCCGGTCGGCGAACACCGGGTGCTCCAGCAGTTCGTTGCTCGACCAGTCCAGTTCCCCACCGGGAAAGACCAGTACCGGCGCGGTGGTCTCGGCAGCCGAGCCGAGCACCAGGTTCGGCGCGGTGCGGCCATCGGCGAGCGCGGTCAGCGCGGCGCGGAACTCGTCGGGGTTCTCGCCGATCACCACGGCACGATGGGTGAATTCGGTTCGCTCGGCCAGTGAGAGCCCGATGTCCGCCGGCGCATCGGTATCCAAACAGGACAGAAGCTGGGTCGCGCGGGCACGCAGTGCGGCTTCGGACTTCGCCGAGAGCGGCCACGCCATCGGCAGGTCGGCGATCGGCTCGGCCGGCTCCGGCCGGACCGTCCGCCGCACCGACTCGATCAGCTCGGCCACCGGGCCCGGCCGTTCCGGCACGATCGCCAGCACCGGGTGCCCGAGCCGTTCCGCCTCGGAAAGTCTTTGCAGCAAAAGAACTCCGGCGCCTTCCGCCGGATCAGCGTCCACCGAGTCCACCGCGTCCGGGGTGGCCAGCACGCTCGCCCACCCGGCCAGCGCCATCGCCGACTCACCACGGCGCAGCGATTCGACGGCCGTCCGGCAGGCCTCGCCGGTCTCCACCGCGGGCCCGGCGAGACCGAACGCCTGCGCCACCCGCACCGCGGCGGGCATCGGCCGCGCGTCCATCGATGCCGCCCACACCAGTGATTCGTAGTGCCTGCCGTGCACGCCGGTGAACACGCCGACCTTCTCGCCGCGCATCCGCTCCGGGTCGATCCCGGCGTTTTCGAAGGCCTCCCAAGCGGTTTCCAGC
The genomic region above belongs to Amycolatopsis sp. YIM 10 and contains:
- a CDS encoding acyltransferase domain-containing protein, encoding MVFDLVEPIAGTGALLCCGDLRAETHPWLAGKPLPRELLAELLSLAGAEVGCAHVRELRVEAELLLPARFQVRVGALENGMRAVHLYTRRGEDWTEHATGIVEPAVVAETTDDGWHPLPPAPRADGPEPQVVPFTTTEHARELARGGERLVFADEHEATAVVLPEVLGSATPPLIVRAGVAYALDGNENAVDEPIAVIGVSGRFPGEIGPVPEDRGWDVSPRGAFLRAPGDFDAAFFGMSGEQALVVDPQHRLLLETAWEAFENAGIDPERMRGEKVGVFTGVHGRHYESLVWAASMDARPMPAAVRVAQAFGLAGPAVETGEACRTAVESLRRGESAMALAGWASVLATPDAVDSVDADPAEGAGVLLLQRLSEAERLGHPVLAIVPERPGPVAELIESVRRTVRPEPAEPIADLPMAWPLSAKSEAALRARATQLLSCLDTDAPADIGLSLAERTEFTHRAVVIGENPDEFRAALTALADGRTAPNLVLGSAAETTAPVLVFPGGELDWSSNELLEHPVFADRIADCERALAAHVDWSLTELLHNELVPDRVDVVLPVRWAVQVAVAALWESFGVRPSAVLGHGDGEIAAAVVCGALSIEDGAKVAALRARALRGIVGRGGAVSVALPEHEVVDRIGFWPGRVGVAAIDAPDSVLVTGDATALDELMYRFKADRIRVRRLPVGHAAHSSHVEEIEQLVKDLLAGITPVPAAVPFFSTVTGDWFDTTELTADYWYWNLRQPVLFAHALKALADQGCVFAEAGEPGGPRQFLAEVARAHLRGVAVDWRACFPGARRVALPTYPFQRERYWIDLTHSGSPASAARSADHTAA